Proteins co-encoded in one Actinomadura luteofluorescens genomic window:
- a CDS encoding acyltransferase family protein: MTDVLPTPPSATGSAPPATGSALAVPAAPPVPAPRPAPGPAPPKPASRARDAYFDNAKFFTAVLVVVGHFWSQFGDSRAAHAAYVVLYAFHMPVFVFISGYFARGFMRSTDKFRSVLPTLVVPYVIFILLYRAQLILINGVPFRLSELFRPHFLMWFLVALVFWRLSAPLWGHLRHPVAVSVAFALVGGSWAFTADSTLSRTAGLLPLFVLGLTVDPEHVRRLRGRGARWAGFAVLAAALPVAYVWELGTVVPKIDSGLLYWNQGYDAMGFGTAEGMMWRFVALAFAVLLGAAFLACIPRGRSWYTEMGTRTMYVYLLHGLVMKTFDYTGMLDKPVLHGPLGIVSVTVAAVALGVVLATAPVRRLTRWAVEPDARWLLRPAHGRT; the protein is encoded by the coding sequence CCACGGGCAGTGCGCTCGCCGTGCCCGCGGCGCCGCCCGTCCCCGCTCCGCGTCCCGCGCCCGGCCCGGCGCCGCCGAAGCCCGCGTCGCGCGCCCGGGACGCCTACTTCGACAACGCCAAGTTCTTCACGGCCGTGCTGGTCGTGGTCGGGCACTTCTGGTCCCAGTTCGGGGACAGCCGTGCGGCACATGCCGCATATGTCGTCCTCTACGCTTTTCATATGCCGGTATTCGTTTTCATCTCCGGCTATTTCGCGCGCGGATTCATGCGCTCGACGGACAAGTTCCGGAGCGTTCTCCCGACGCTCGTCGTCCCCTATGTCATCTTCATCCTGCTCTACCGGGCGCAATTGATCCTCATCAACGGGGTGCCGTTCCGGTTGAGCGAACTCTTCCGGCCGCACTTCCTGATGTGGTTCCTCGTGGCGCTCGTGTTCTGGCGGCTGAGCGCGCCGCTGTGGGGGCACCTGCGCCATCCGGTGGCCGTCTCGGTCGCGTTCGCCCTCGTCGGCGGGAGCTGGGCGTTCACCGCCGACTCCACGCTCAGCCGGACCGCGGGCCTGCTGCCCCTCTTCGTCCTCGGGCTGACCGTCGACCCGGAGCACGTGCGGCGCCTGCGCGGCCGCGGGGCGCGATGGGCCGGGTTCGCGGTACTGGCCGCCGCCCTCCCCGTCGCCTACGTCTGGGAGCTCGGCACCGTCGTCCCGAAGATCGACAGCGGTCTGCTCTACTGGAACCAGGGTTACGATGCCATGGGCTTCGGTACCGCCGAAGGCATGATGTGGCGGTTCGTGGCCCTCGCCTTCGCCGTTCTCCTCGGTGCGGCCTTCCTCGCGTGCATCCCGCGCGGACGGTCCTGGTACACCGAGATGGGGACGCGGACGATGTACGTGTACCTGCTGCACGGACTCGTCATGAAGACGTTCGATTACACCGGCATGCTGGACAAGCCAGTCCTGCACGGCCCGTTGGGCATCGTCTCGGTCACCGTGGCGGCCGTGGCGCTCGGCGTCGTCCTGGCCACCGCGCCCGTACGGCGGCTCACCCGGTGGGCGGTCGAGCCCGACGCGCGGTGGCTCCTGCGGCCCGCGCACGGCAGGACCTGA
- a CDS encoding bifunctional glycosyltransferase/CDP-glycerol:glycerophosphate glycerophosphotransferase yields MSSDHDISLSIIVPVHKVQGYIRQCLDSILDPDLPNLEVIAVDDHSPDGCGEILDEFAERDPRVKVRHLEENVGLGRARNIGLDMATGDYVWFFDSDDHATEGAVRAICDRLAETRPDVLVFDYARSYWNGKVKRSIINHLFREPPAPDVFTLAERPSVLEMMMTAWNKAIRREFLLDLGLRFSGGYYEDVNVTYPILMAAERLSLLDRVCYIYRQRRRGAITKTASAKHFDAFAQYDRIFEFMDAMGAKADPFRPLMFDRTIWHLLVIIERPDRVHESEKARFFAEMSKTYGRYEPAGHVPPDDKPFLADKHQMIKAGDHRGFERVRAAEAKDRTRSRAGKAAKIRRRGVLLGKELAKERYYQMQRRLPIEEDLAVFGAYWYRGYACNPAAIYEKVRELAPDVRPVWIVKPGARKTMPEGVEYVVAGSADYYRTLARAKYFVNNVNFPDNYVKRPGQVHMMTQHGTPLKKMGLDQMEYPVGANDMDFKALIARSDRWDYLVSSNPLSTEAWERGFPCDYEMLEIGYPRNDRLVAAGEEERARLRAELGVPDGANAILYAPTHRDYQRRYTPQFDIGRVADALGEGHVLLLRAHYYYKIKNMAADLGWPEGRVIDVSKHPSVEDLMIASDALLTDYSSVMFDYANLDRPIVIYANDWETYRLTRGVNFDLMATPPGAVAATEAELVDAFVSRAAWSDAAAKNLANFRARFCPWDDGHAAERAVRRMFLGEKIPNPPQAQ; encoded by the coding sequence GTGAGCTCTGATCACGATATTTCCCTGAGCATCATCGTGCCCGTGCACAAAGTGCAGGGGTACATCCGGCAATGCCTTGACTCCATCCTCGATCCGGACCTTCCCAATCTCGAGGTCATCGCCGTCGACGACCACTCACCGGACGGCTGCGGCGAGATCCTCGACGAGTTCGCCGAGCGCGACCCGCGCGTCAAGGTCCGGCACCTCGAGGAGAACGTCGGGCTCGGCCGGGCGCGCAACATCGGGCTCGACATGGCGACCGGCGACTACGTCTGGTTCTTCGACAGCGACGACCACGCGACCGAGGGCGCCGTCCGCGCGATCTGCGACCGTCTCGCCGAGACCCGCCCCGACGTGCTGGTCTTCGACTACGCCCGGTCCTACTGGAACGGCAAGGTCAAGCGCAGCATCATCAACCACCTGTTCCGCGAGCCGCCCGCGCCGGACGTGTTCACCCTCGCCGAGCGGCCGAGCGTCCTCGAGATGATGATGACGGCGTGGAACAAGGCGATCCGCCGCGAGTTCCTGCTCGACCTCGGGCTGCGCTTCAGCGGCGGCTACTACGAGGACGTCAACGTCACCTACCCGATCCTGATGGCCGCCGAGCGCCTGAGCCTGCTGGACCGGGTCTGCTACATCTACCGGCAGCGCCGCCGCGGGGCGATCACCAAGACCGCGAGCGCCAAGCACTTCGACGCGTTCGCGCAGTACGACCGCATCTTCGAGTTCATGGACGCGATGGGCGCGAAGGCCGACCCGTTCCGCCCGCTGATGTTCGACCGGACGATCTGGCACCTGCTCGTCATCATCGAGCGCCCCGACCGCGTGCACGAGTCGGAGAAGGCGCGGTTCTTCGCGGAGATGTCGAAGACGTACGGCAGGTACGAGCCCGCGGGGCACGTCCCGCCGGACGACAAGCCGTTCCTCGCCGACAAGCACCAGATGATCAAGGCGGGCGACCACCGGGGCTTCGAGCGGGTCCGCGCCGCCGAGGCCAAGGACAGGACGAGGAGCCGGGCCGGGAAGGCCGCCAAGATCCGCAGGCGCGGCGTGCTGCTGGGCAAGGAGCTCGCCAAGGAGCGCTACTACCAGATGCAGCGGCGCCTCCCGATCGAGGAGGACCTCGCCGTCTTCGGCGCGTACTGGTACCGCGGGTACGCCTGCAACCCGGCGGCGATCTACGAGAAGGTCCGCGAGCTGGCCCCGGACGTCCGCCCGGTGTGGATCGTCAAGCCCGGGGCGCGCAAGACGATGCCGGAGGGCGTCGAGTACGTCGTGGCGGGCTCCGCCGACTACTACCGGACGCTGGCCCGCGCGAAGTACTTCGTCAACAACGTCAACTTCCCCGACAACTACGTGAAGCGTCCGGGGCAGGTGCACATGATGACGCAGCACGGGACGCCGCTGAAGAAGATGGGCCTCGACCAGATGGAGTACCCGGTCGGCGCCAACGACATGGACTTCAAGGCCCTCATCGCCCGGTCGGACCGCTGGGACTACCTCGTGTCGTCCAACCCGCTGTCGACGGAGGCGTGGGAGCGCGGTTTCCCCTGCGACTACGAGATGCTGGAGATCGGCTACCCGCGCAACGACCGGCTCGTCGCGGCCGGCGAGGAGGAGCGCGCCCGGCTGCGCGCCGAGCTCGGCGTCCCGGACGGCGCGAACGCGATCCTGTACGCGCCGACGCACCGCGACTACCAGCGCCGCTACACGCCCCAGTTCGACATCGGGCGGGTCGCGGACGCGCTCGGCGAGGGGCACGTGCTGCTGCTGCGGGCGCACTACTACTACAAGATCAAGAACATGGCGGCGGACCTGGGCTGGCCGGAGGGCCGGGTCATCGACGTGTCCAAGCACCCGTCCGTCGAGGACCTCATGATCGCGTCGGACGCGCTGCTCACGGACTACTCCTCGGTGATGTTCGACTACGCCAACCTCGACCGGCCGATCGTGATCTACGCGAACGACTGGGAGACCTACCGGCTCACCCGCGGGGTCAACTTCGACCTGATGGCGACCCCTCCCGGCGCCGTCGCCGCGACCGAGGCCGAGCTGGTCGACGCGTTCGTGTCCCGGGCCGCGTGGAGCGACGCCGCCGCGAAGAACCTCGCGAACTTCCGGGCGCGGTTCTGCCCCTGGGACGACGGGCACGCGGCCGAACGCGCCGTCCGCCGCATGTTCCTCGGGGAGAAGATCCCGAACCCGCCGCAGGCCCAGTAG